One genomic segment of Nocardia spumae includes these proteins:
- a CDS encoding SAM-dependent methyltransferase: MADSGGAVDLGQDRAHSARIYDYYLGGRDNYEADRMAAAAIEQAIPSVRAVARGNRAFMVRAVRHLSADLGVRQFLDIGTGIPTEPNLHQVAQDAAPDARVVYVDNDPIVLAHARALLTGTQEGVTRYVEADVNEPERILAAPEVEQTLDFSSPVALSLVALCHFIPGDRVYDIIDTLLAPLAAGSFLVMTHLSPDFDPDMVEGTVAAYQQSGIAMEARSYERISRFFRGLEVIEPGVVAIDSWHPGGIAPALPAGVSALDTGATAPPAAGYAAIGRKP; this comes from the coding sequence GTGGCCGACAGCGGCGGTGCGGTGGATCTCGGGCAGGATCGGGCGCACAGTGCGCGCATCTACGATTACTACCTCGGCGGGCGTGACAATTACGAGGCCGACCGGATGGCCGCGGCGGCGATCGAGCAGGCCATTCCTTCCGTAAGGGCGGTGGCCCGCGGCAATCGGGCGTTCATGGTGCGCGCGGTCCGCCATTTGAGCGCCGATCTCGGTGTACGCCAGTTCCTCGACATCGGCACCGGGATTCCGACCGAGCCGAATCTGCATCAGGTCGCGCAGGACGCGGCGCCGGACGCGCGGGTAGTGTACGTGGACAACGACCCGATCGTGCTGGCCCACGCGCGGGCGCTGCTGACCGGTACGCAGGAGGGCGTTACCCGATACGTCGAGGCGGACGTGAACGAGCCGGAGCGGATTCTCGCCGCGCCGGAAGTGGAACAGACGCTGGACTTCTCGAGCCCGGTGGCGCTGAGCCTGGTCGCACTGTGTCACTTCATTCCCGGCGATCGGGTGTACGACATCATCGATACGCTGCTCGCGCCGCTGGCCGCCGGGTCGTTCCTGGTGATGACGCATCTGAGCCCCGACTTCGATCCGGACATGGTCGAGGGCACGGTGGCCGCTTATCAGCAGAGCGGCATAGCGATGGAAGCTCGTTCCTACGAGCGGATTTCGCGATTCTTCCGAGGGCTGGAGGTGATCGAGCCCGGCGTCGTGGCGATCGACAGCTGGCACCCGGGCGGTATCGCACCGGCTCTGCCCGCCGGTGTCAGCGCGCTCGACACCGGCGCGACCGCACCGCCTGCCGCCGGATACGCCGCGATAGGCCGTAAACCCTAG
- a CDS encoding GNAT family N-acetyltransferase, producing MIEECDNSGPVDPASDVVTDRLVLRCWTGAEVEAVLTARRFPDWADDFPAEGDRVVAGLIPQLDPVARHGHRVVVERATGLIAGSLGWFWPPSDGALEIGYGIVPSRRGRGYAPEAVRGLTEFAFTATEVDAVIAKVEPSNPASVRVLEKSGFGHRIELPGENLWQLGVTRAER from the coding sequence GTGATCGAAGAATGCGACAATTCCGGCCCGGTCGACCCGGCGAGCGATGTGGTGACAGATCGGCTCGTGCTGCGCTGCTGGACCGGCGCGGAGGTCGAGGCGGTGCTCACCGCGCGGCGATTCCCGGATTGGGCCGATGACTTTCCGGCGGAGGGAGATCGGGTCGTCGCGGGCCTGATTCCGCAGCTGGACCCGGTCGCCCGGCACGGCCATCGGGTGGTGGTCGAACGGGCCACCGGGCTGATCGCCGGATCCCTCGGCTGGTTCTGGCCGCCGAGCGACGGTGCGCTCGAGATCGGATATGGGATCGTGCCCTCGCGGCGCGGTCGCGGTTACGCACCCGAGGCGGTGCGGGGGCTGACCGAGTTCGCCTTCACCGCAACGGAAGTCGACGCCGTGATCGCGAAGGTGGAGCCGTCGAATCCGGCATCGGTGCGGGTGCTGGAGAAGTCCGGATTCGGGCATCGGATCGAGCTTCCGGGCGAGAACCTGTGGCAGCTGGGTGTGACTCGCGCCGAGAGGTGA